Proteins found in one uncultured Desulfuromonas sp. genomic segment:
- a CDS encoding DUF4125 family protein: MMTQPTQLIERIVKRELEMFLTMPARHQHLCHEDSESFKQHRRARFICWSLRTLASYLQDLDTSHHAGINLMTVKYAHMEKLIPRHNDTALVDALLTALCRWEEECAECYPHFMAQGRAPFVNGGQAQLVPFEISLRGELESYSLQTLKLLWRDVLRLQQRGENLSKKTYQYLIEQWGLDSIEHLEEFMARHPASMSRKVARGANEVHASTHKTTAMKIPVH, from the coding sequence ATGATGACACAGCCGACACAACTGATTGAACGAATCGTCAAGCGGGAACTGGAGATGTTTTTAACCATGCCTGCTCGCCATCAACACCTTTGCCACGAAGACTCCGAAAGTTTCAAGCAGCATCGCCGGGCACGCTTTATCTGCTGGTCGTTGCGCACCCTGGCCAGCTATCTGCAAGATCTTGATACCTCTCATCATGCCGGAATCAACCTGATGACGGTAAAATACGCTCACATGGAAAAACTGATCCCCCGTCACAACGATACGGCTCTTGTCGATGCCTTGCTCACTGCTCTCTGTCGCTGGGAGGAAGAGTGTGCGGAATGTTATCCCCACTTCATGGCTCAGGGGCGAGCTCCGTTTGTCAATGGCGGCCAAGCACAACTGGTTCCCTTTGAGATCAGTTTGCGCGGTGAATTGGAGAGCTATTCACTACAAACGCTGAAATTGCTGTGGCGCGATGTGCTGCGGTTGCAACAGCGGGGTGAAAATCTGTCGAAAAAAACCTATCAGTACCTGATTGAACAGTGGGGGCTCGACAGCATTGAACATCTTGAAGAGTTCATGGCACGACATCCGGCCAGCATGTCGAGAAAAGTGGCCAGAGGTGCCAATGAGGTACACGCCTCAACGCATAAAACGACAGCCATGAAAATTCCGGTCCATTAG
- a CDS encoding ISNCY family transposase, which produces MRQKRNPQLSLFMTVNNTQIGKELEQMSRILDDTPGLLQVVFDDLVKTKRADTGRQGLTAEQVLRCAVLKQYRQLSYEELAFHLDDSSAFRRFARLDMGQYPRKSILQENIKAISEQSWEEIHRLLIDYAVKHKIEKGRKIRIDSTAIETDIHHPTDSTLLADGIRIITRWLGAGKALSPAPSYRYSDHNRVVKKRVMTILNTRKEQVCKTAYQDLLHYAERVVNYALPAIAELRAYQGLELLSAQGIAANLERAVGLLGKVIDQTRRRVINGETVPASEKVVSFFEEHSDIIVKGQRDITYGHKVFFTGGPSTLILDCLIESGNPADSDRYQMLLERQQQLFGRMPRQVSADGGFASKSNLDFAKSNQVKDAVFAKRRGLSVLAMAKSNWVYKRLRNFRAGIEAGISALKRAFGLDRCTWSGWAGFKQYVRSSVVSYNLLAMARIRLA; this is translated from the coding sequence ATGCGCCAAAAACGTAACCCCCAACTGAGCCTGTTTATGACTGTCAACAATACCCAGATCGGTAAAGAATTGGAGCAGATGTCACGAATCCTCGATGACACTCCAGGTTTGCTTCAAGTCGTTTTTGATGATCTGGTCAAGACCAAACGGGCCGATACCGGTCGTCAGGGGTTGACCGCCGAGCAGGTCTTGCGCTGTGCCGTTCTGAAACAATATCGGCAGCTCAGTTACGAGGAGCTTGCCTTTCACCTGGATGACTCCTCTGCCTTTCGTCGTTTCGCTCGCCTGGACATGGGACAATATCCCCGCAAATCGATCCTGCAGGAGAACATCAAGGCGATTTCCGAGCAGAGCTGGGAAGAGATTCATCGCCTGCTCATCGATTACGCCGTCAAACATAAGATCGAAAAAGGACGCAAGATCCGCATCGACTCAACGGCCATCGAAACCGATATCCACCATCCGACAGATTCCACTCTTTTGGCCGATGGCATTCGGATTATCACCCGCTGGCTCGGTGCCGGGAAGGCCCTCTCCCCAGCCCCTTCCTACCGCTACAGCGACCATAACCGCGTGGTCAAAAAGCGGGTGATGACCATTCTCAATACCAGAAAAGAGCAGGTTTGTAAAACCGCCTATCAGGATCTACTTCACTATGCCGAACGCGTCGTCAACTATGCCCTGCCGGCGATTGCCGAACTGCGTGCCTATCAGGGCCTTGAGTTGCTCAGCGCCCAGGGGATCGCGGCAAATCTGGAGCGGGCCGTCGGTCTGCTGGGTAAGGTCATCGACCAGACCCGGCGCCGCGTGATCAACGGCGAAACCGTACCGGCTTCGGAAAAGGTCGTCTCCTTTTTCGAGGAACACAGCGACATTATCGTCAAGGGGCAGCGGGACATCACCTACGGCCACAAAGTGTTTTTCACTGGTGGCCCATCGACCCTGATTCTCGATTGTCTCATCGAGTCGGGCAATCCGGCGGACAGTGATCGTTACCAAATGCTCCTTGAACGGCAGCAGCAACTTTTTGGGCGCATGCCGCGCCAGGTGAGCGCCGACGGCGGGTTTGCCTCCAAGAGCAATTTGGACTTCGCCAAGTCGAACCAGGTCAAGGATGCTGTCTTTGCCAAGCGGCGCGGGCTGTCCGTTTTGGCGATGGCCAAAAGCAACTGGGTCTATAAGCGCCTGAGGAATTTTCGAGCCGGAATCGAGGCCGGAATTTCTGCACTCAAGAGGGCCTTCGGGCTTGACCGTTGCACCTGGTCCGGCTGGGCTGGCTTTAAGCAATACGTCCGCAGCAGCGTGGTTTCCTACAACCTGCTGGCCATGGCGCGTATCAGGCTGGCTTAA
- a CDS encoding BCCT family transporter, protein MSHYVDEKDAIEKQQLANKLKKAEKEARRKAIAERQRFSGLQIRPTASIYDDAERKEPGEDNWVGFGFDLHPQVTFMSTAILIAFILLTIMFREQATELFSATMSFITVTFGWFLVLAANIFILAALFFAFGPFGHIRIGGNKAKPEFTTAAWFTMLLSAGMGIGLMFWSVGEPMYHFNSPSPMFSGVVGGSPEAAQAAMGITYFHWGLHPWAIYTIVGLGLAFFAYNRGLPLTIRSIFYPILGNRIHGFWGNLIDILSVLATLMGLATSLGLGVKQVNAGLNFLFGINVSVTTQVILIAVITSFATLSVVSGLDGGVKRLSQWNMGLAAVLMLFVLIAGPTVFILSGFTQNLGFYLRELPELSLWTETFRQSNWQGSWTVFYWAWWISWSPFVGMFIARISKGRTVREFVLGVMLIPTLLSFVWMSVFGGAAIEIQSSGAADIMSAVKADVSTAMFVMFEQFPMTHVLSFVGIILVTVFFITSSDSGSLVVDHLTSGGKLDSPIPQRVFWAVMEGVVAAVLLIGGGLVTLQTAAVSTGLPFAVVLLLIIYALYIGFSQELFVENAVKKRLRRVEEDHRLTVAIEMANSDEE, encoded by the coding sequence ATGAGTCATTATGTTGACGAAAAAGACGCCATCGAAAAACAGCAACTTGCCAATAAACTGAAGAAAGCCGAAAAAGAAGCGCGCCGTAAGGCAATCGCCGAGCGTCAGCGTTTTAGCGGACTGCAGATTCGGCCGACCGCATCCATTTATGATGATGCCGAGCGCAAGGAACCCGGTGAAGACAACTGGGTTGGCTTCGGTTTTGACCTGCACCCGCAAGTGACGTTTATGTCGACGGCGATACTGATCGCATTTATCCTGCTCACCATCATGTTTCGTGAGCAAGCGACGGAGTTGTTCAGCGCGACAATGTCTTTCATAACAGTCACTTTTGGCTGGTTTTTGGTTCTGGCGGCAAATATTTTTATACTTGCCGCTTTATTTTTTGCCTTCGGCCCGTTCGGTCATATCCGCATCGGCGGTAACAAGGCCAAACCCGAGTTTACCACGGCAGCCTGGTTTACCATGCTGCTCAGCGCCGGGATGGGCATAGGGCTGATGTTCTGGAGTGTCGGCGAACCCATGTACCACTTCAATTCGCCTTCGCCGATGTTCTCCGGGGTTGTCGGAGGCTCTCCAGAGGCGGCCCAGGCGGCCATGGGCATCACCTATTTCCACTGGGGGCTGCACCCCTGGGCCATCTACACCATTGTCGGGCTCGGGCTGGCGTTTTTTGCCTACAACCGTGGCCTGCCTCTAACCATCCGCTCCATCTTCTACCCCATCCTCGGCAATCGAATTCACGGTTTTTGGGGCAATCTGATCGATATTCTTTCTGTTCTCGCCACCCTGATGGGGCTGGCCACTTCCCTTGGGTTGGGAGTCAAGCAGGTCAACGCCGGTTTGAATTTCCTGTTCGGCATCAATGTCAGTGTCACGACCCAGGTGATCCTTATTGCCGTGATTACCAGCTTTGCCACGCTGTCGGTGGTGTCCGGTCTTGACGGTGGCGTCAAGCGTCTCAGCCAATGGAATATGGGGTTGGCTGCTGTGTTAATGCTGTTTGTGCTGATTGCCGGACCGACGGTGTTTATCCTCAGTGGCTTTACTCAGAACCTGGGCTTTTATCTGCGCGAGCTTCCTGAACTGAGCTTGTGGACCGAGACGTTCCGCCAATCCAACTGGCAGGGCTCATGGACGGTCTTTTACTGGGCTTGGTGGATCTCCTGGTCGCCGTTTGTCGGTATGTTTATCGCCCGCATCTCTAAAGGGCGTACCGTGCGTGAATTTGTGCTTGGCGTGATGTTGATTCCGACCCTGCTGTCGTTTGTGTGGATGTCGGTATTTGGCGGTGCCGCCATTGAGATTCAGAGCAGCGGCGCCGCGGATATCATGTCGGCCGTTAAAGCGGATGTATCGACGGCCATGTTTGTCATGTTTGAGCAGTTTCCCATGACCCATGTTCTGTCGTTTGTCGGCATTATTCTGGTGACCGTTTTCTTTATCACCTCTTCGGACTCCGGTTCGCTGGTGGTGGACCACCTGACTTCCGGTGGCAAGCTTGACTCTCCGATACCGCAGCGGGTGTTTTGGGCGGTGATGGAGGGTGTGGTTGCCGCGGTGCTGCTGATCGGCGGAGGACTGGTGACTTTGCAAACCGCAGCGGTGAGTACCGGATTGCCGTTTGCCGTGGTGCTGTTGTTGATCATCTATGCTCTCTACATCGGTTTCTCCCAGGAGTTGTTTGTGGAAAATGCGGTCAAAAAACGGTTGAGACGTGTGGAAGAAGATCATCGCCTGACCGTGGCCATTGAGATGGCCAACAGTGATGAGGAGTAA
- the proV gene encoding glycine betaine/L-proline ABC transporter ATP-binding protein ProV, whose amino-acid sequence MDETKVRVENLYKIFGAQPKKVMSLVEQGLTKEEIFERTGATVGVQNASFHINRGEIFVIMGLSGSGKSTMVRMLNRLIEPTSGKIWIDDEELTSMSQDELIQTRRSKMSMVFQSFALMPHLSVLDNAALGLEISGTDKNERRERAMTALEQVGLEAWHASLPSELSGGMQQRVGLARGLAVDPDILLMDEAFSALDPLIRTEMQDELLNLQAKSQRTIVFISHDLDEAMRIGDRIAIMEGGNVVQVGTPEEILQQPANDYVKAFFRGVDPTNILKAEDIARNTQVTVVRHTGEGPRAALQRLISHDRDYGYVLDAQRRFLGVVSTESLKDLIEDSPETKQLDAAFLADAIPGRAEDSMQDILPEVVNRPWPLPIIGEDERYLGVISKNQFLRTLQRNHDDEEADSVAPAPDKNTTKGGDQ is encoded by the coding sequence ATGGATGAAACAAAAGTCCGGGTGGAAAATTTGTATAAAATTTTCGGCGCTCAACCGAAAAAGGTCATGTCGCTGGTTGAGCAGGGATTGACGAAGGAAGAGATCTTTGAGCGCACCGGTGCCACCGTCGGTGTTCAGAATGCCAGCTTTCACATCAATCGTGGCGAGATCTTTGTCATCATGGGCTTGTCCGGTTCGGGCAAGTCGACCATGGTGCGGATGCTCAATCGCCTGATTGAGCCGACCAGCGGCAAAATCTGGATTGATGACGAGGAGTTGACCTCAATGAGTCAGGATGAGCTGATTCAGACCCGGCGCAGTAAGATGAGCATGGTGTTTCAGTCTTTTGCGCTGATGCCCCATCTGTCGGTACTCGACAATGCCGCGCTGGGACTGGAGATTTCCGGGACGGATAAAAATGAGCGTCGGGAACGCGCGATGACTGCCTTGGAACAGGTTGGTCTGGAAGCCTGGCATGCCAGCTTGCCGTCGGAGTTGTCCGGCGGGATGCAGCAGCGCGTTGGTCTGGCACGTGGTCTGGCTGTGGACCCCGATATCCTGCTGATGGATGAAGCGTTTTCCGCGCTCGATCCACTGATTCGCACGGAGATGCAGGATGAACTGCTTAACCTGCAGGCCAAGTCGCAGCGCACCATCGTGTTTATTTCCCACGACCTCGACGAAGCCATGCGTATCGGCGATCGCATTGCCATCATGGAGGGCGGCAATGTGGTGCAGGTGGGCACGCCGGAGGAGATCCTGCAGCAGCCGGCCAATGATTATGTGAAGGCGTTTTTCCGTGGTGTGGATCCGACCAATATACTCAAGGCGGAGGATATCGCCCGTAATACCCAGGTTACAGTGGTCCGCCATACTGGTGAAGGCCCGCGTGCCGCTCTGCAGCGCCTCATCAGTCATGACCGTGATTACGGCTACGTGCTCGATGCGCAGCGTCGTTTCCTCGGTGTGGTTTCGACGGAATCGCTCAAGGATCTGATTGAAGACAGCCCGGAAACGAAACAGCTCGATGCCGCCTTTCTTGCGGATGCAATCCCGGGCCGGGCAGAGGATTCCATGCAGGATATCCTGCCTGAAGTGGTTAACCGCCCTTGGCCGCTACCGATCATTGGCGAAGATGAGCGTTACCTCGGTGTTATTTCAAAAAATCAGTTTTTGCGCACATTACAACGCAATCACGATGACGAAGAGGCCGATTCCGTCGCCCCGGCGCCGGATAAAAATACAACGAAAGGTGGTGATCAGTGA
- a CDS encoding proline/glycine betaine ABC transporter permease — protein sequence MEWLNFEDQLIPLDEWVQDGVRWLAMNYRDIFQAIKVPIEKSLDGFQWLFNSLPPIVVIVFLALLAWRYAGKRVTLFTVSSLFLIGFLGQWEATMTTLSMVVCSVLFCGLVGIPLGILSGRSDRFEMLLRPCLDAMQTTPAFVYLVPVVMLFSIGPVSGILATIVFAMPPIIRLTNLGIRQVHPELVEAAIAFGSTPWQVLCKVQFPLALPSIMAGLNQTIMMALSMVVIAAMIGAGGLGDPVVQGLNTLEIGLATIGGLSIVLLAMILDRITQGIGRK from the coding sequence ATGGAATGGCTAAACTTTGAAGATCAGCTGATTCCCCTCGACGAATGGGTACAAGACGGTGTGCGCTGGCTGGCGATGAACTATCGGGATATTTTCCAGGCCATTAAGGTGCCGATTGAAAAATCTCTGGACGGTTTTCAGTGGCTGTTCAACAGCTTGCCGCCCATTGTGGTGATTGTATTTCTGGCTCTGCTGGCCTGGCGCTATGCGGGGAAGCGGGTCACGCTGTTCACGGTCAGCAGTCTGTTTCTGATTGGTTTTCTCGGCCAGTGGGAGGCGACCATGACCACCTTGTCGATGGTGGTGTGCTCGGTGCTGTTCTGTGGATTGGTCGGGATACCACTGGGCATCCTCTCCGGGCGCAGTGACCGCTTTGAGATGTTGTTGCGGCCATGTCTCGACGCTATGCAGACCACCCCGGCCTTTGTCTATCTGGTGCCGGTGGTTATGTTGTTCAGTATCGGTCCGGTTTCCGGCATTCTCGCCACCATTGTGTTTGCCATGCCGCCGATTATCCGCCTGACCAATCTCGGTATCCGTCAGGTGCATCCTGAACTGGTGGAGGCGGCCATCGCCTTTGGCTCTACGCCGTGGCAGGTGCTGTGTAAAGTGCAGTTTCCCCTGGCTTTGCCGTCGATTATGGCTGGATTAAACCAGACCATCATGATGGCGCTGTCCATGGTGGTCATTGCCGCCATGATCGGTGCCGGTGGGCTTGGTGATCCGGTTGTTCAGGGCCTCAATACACTGGAGATCGGCCTCGCCACCATTGGTGGCCTGTCGATTGTTTTGCTCGCAATGATTCTCGACCGTATTACTCAAGGGATCGGTCGTAAATAA
- the proX gene encoding glycine betaine/L-proline ABC transporter substrate-binding protein ProX: MRCFLMLLLMCALASPVMAADAQLPGKGVTVKPARATWNTGYFQEALVSEGLKELGYKVKRPKELQNPIFYQAVAFGDVDYWTNGWFPNHEGQLPPDFYKVATKLGYVAKAGGLQGYLVSKKFADKYNIKSLDDFKRPEVMKAFDANGDGKADLTACPPGWGCETVINHHFDVYDLDPYINQIKASYSASMADAIARHDAGQPVFFYTWAPNWTIFKLKPGEDVVWINVPKIMPKESQKSGEDRMTMSGIKGAVSDPVKLGFVVSDIQVVANKKFLEENPAAAKFLEVFTLPLADINEQNTRMQNGEKSRKDIERHVREWIEKNQATWDGWLEQARQAAM; this comes from the coding sequence ATGAGATGTTTTTTGATGCTGTTGTTGATGTGCGCTCTGGCGTCGCCGGTTATGGCAGCGGACGCACAGCTTCCAGGGAAGGGTGTCACTGTTAAACCGGCACGCGCAACTTGGAACACCGGCTATTTCCAAGAGGCTCTGGTCAGTGAAGGACTCAAAGAGCTGGGTTACAAAGTCAAACGCCCCAAGGAATTGCAGAACCCGATTTTCTACCAGGCTGTTGCTTTCGGTGATGTGGATTACTGGACCAATGGCTGGTTTCCCAATCACGAGGGCCAACTGCCGCCGGATTTTTACAAAGTCGCTACCAAGCTTGGCTATGTGGCCAAGGCCGGTGGCCTGCAAGGCTATCTGGTGTCGAAGAAATTTGCCGATAAATACAACATCAAATCCCTCGACGATTTCAAACGTCCGGAAGTGATGAAAGCATTTGACGCCAATGGTGACGGCAAAGCCGATCTGACCGCCTGCCCACCGGGCTGGGGTTGCGAGACGGTGATCAACCACCACTTTGATGTTTATGACCTCGATCCGTATATCAATCAGATCAAGGCGTCCTATTCTGCCAGTATGGCCGATGCCATTGCGCGCCATGATGCTGGCCAGCCGGTGTTCTTTTACACCTGGGCTCCGAACTGGACCATTTTTAAACTCAAGCCGGGCGAAGACGTGGTGTGGATCAATGTGCCCAAGATCATGCCCAAGGAATCACAAAAATCCGGTGAGGATCGTATGACCATGAGCGGCATTAAAGGGGCGGTTTCCGATCCGGTGAAGCTGGGCTTTGTTGTCAGTGATATTCAAGTTGTCGCCAATAAAAAGTTTCTTGAAGAGAATCCGGCTGCAGCGAAATTCCTCGAAGTGTTCACCCTGCCTCTGGCGGATATCAACGAGCAGAATACCCGCATGCAGAACGGTGAAAAATCTCGCAAAGATATCGAGCGTCACGTCAGGGAATGGATTGAGAAAAATCAAGCGACCTGGGATGGCTGGTTGGAGCAGGCCCGTCAGGCGGCAATGTAA
- a CDS encoding porin has translation MKWMKSLLGASGVLVMLTVLAGPAMAVEQADYDALLKEVRQLRSQVQQMQTMEQRLEQLETLLTAQQQAPAATPVVVSEESKATVKDVVEEVFSEKQPIHFGGAMRINYGYKDWDETRDQKYGDAGFDVFRINADGAINDWILSAEYRFYSYMNTVHHGYVGYNVNDQWQIQAGIHQVPFGLQPYASHNFWFSGAYYVGLEDDYDMGIKALYSDGPLSLALAFYKNDELASASNADRYSIDVNSSATGGYAGAQADGNEETNQFNARLAYNIDHGGVGNTELGVSGQWGQLYNNITDDTGDHWAGAVHLNGNYGPVNVQLEYASYEYDPENPLGMDDDIITMGAFTYSWGAPAQADIYIANVAYTIPTDSLSWLDSITLYSDNTLIEPDAGNQPSSWQNVVGALFASGPVYTYLDIISGENMIFSGGNMVDKTVGSNDERTTRVNLNIGYYW, from the coding sequence ATGAAGTGGATGAAATCCCTGCTGGGAGCTTCCGGGGTGCTGGTCATGCTGACCGTGCTGGCCGGACCGGCAATGGCCGTTGAACAGGCCGATTATGACGCACTGTTGAAAGAGGTTCGCCAACTGCGCAGCCAGGTGCAACAGATGCAAACCATGGAACAACGCTTAGAGCAGCTGGAAACCCTGCTGACAGCGCAACAGCAGGCACCCGCTGCAACACCTGTTGTTGTCAGTGAAGAGAGCAAGGCCACCGTTAAGGACGTGGTGGAGGAGGTGTTCTCTGAAAAACAACCGATTCATTTCGGTGGTGCCATGCGCATCAACTATGGTTACAAGGACTGGGATGAAACTCGCGACCAAAAATACGGCGACGCCGGATTTGACGTGTTTCGCATCAACGCTGATGGTGCCATCAACGATTGGATTCTGTCGGCCGAGTACCGTTTCTATTCCTATATGAATACCGTGCATCATGGCTATGTCGGCTACAATGTCAATGACCAGTGGCAGATCCAGGCCGGTATCCATCAGGTGCCGTTCGGTCTGCAGCCCTATGCGTCGCACAACTTCTGGTTCAGCGGTGCCTATTATGTCGGTCTTGAAGATGACTACGATATGGGTATCAAAGCCCTGTACAGTGACGGACCTCTGAGTCTGGCCCTGGCATTCTACAAGAACGATGAGCTGGCCAGCGCCTCTAACGCCGACCGTTACTCCATCGATGTCAACAGCAGTGCCACCGGCGGCTATGCCGGTGCTCAGGCTGACGGCAACGAGGAGACCAATCAGTTCAACGCTCGCCTGGCGTACAACATCGATCACGGCGGTGTCGGTAATACCGAACTGGGCGTCTCGGGTCAATGGGGTCAGCTCTACAACAACATCACCGACGATACCGGCGACCACTGGGCCGGTGCAGTTCACTTGAACGGGAACTACGGTCCGGTCAATGTTCAACTCGAGTATGCGTCTTACGAGTACGATCCGGAAAATCCTCTGGGGATGGATGATGATATCATCACCATGGGCGCCTTCACCTATTCGTGGGGTGCTCCGGCACAGGCGGATATCTATATTGCCAACGTGGCGTACACCATTCCCACGGACAGCTTGTCGTGGCTGGACAGCATCACCTTGTATTCCGACAACACCCTCATCGAGCCGGATGCCGGCAACCAGCCGAGCAGTTGGCAGAATGTTGTTGGTGCCCTGTTTGCCAGTGGCCCGGTTTATACCTACCTTGATATTATCTCCGGAGAGAACATGATCTTCAGTGGTGGCAACATGGTGGATAAAACCGTTGGCAGCAACGATGAACGTACGACGCGGGTTAACCTCAATATCGGTTATTACTGGTAA
- a CDS encoding sigma-54-dependent Fis family transcriptional regulator — protein sequence MSVRAEQELMAASERLNRELQTGQLSQIAANSWRRCLQLNVDPSRHVRVDMGARELKKRIEAHQDLVAVATPTMENIYNFVNDSGFQVVLSDNHGYLLKVLGERKTPCPSTLARLFPGANWNESLRGTNAIGTCLVERKPLKIHASEHFFEENQTLTCSAAPIFSPEGELLAVLNLSGDHRYANDLALGMVVAGANAIENQLQLHRVNTKLYASYKYSDTIIQSMSEGLVIVDPAGEITKINQVGARILGVSAREAIGLHISKMFGDNAPVLDLLRTGIAYENKEVMLDGGQRALYCSATLLRDDYGQMIGAVSVLRPRSSSKRSRCLPATQQARYSFDEMIGDSDAMKKTRHMAERASRSLSTVLIQGESGTGKELIAQGIHNASSRHGQPFVAVNCAAITETLLESELFGYEEGSFTGAKKGGQPGKVEMANGGTLFLDEIGDMPLQMQVKLLRMLQERRICRVGSSEEISIDVRIIAATHQNLKQAVQEGCFRKDLYYRLNVLPITIPPLRERMDDLPALAKFLVSKLSERFGKGPVAISGLFMRACQSYDWPGNIRELENVIERAMNMVDDADTLTAEMIDLDPVELPADHAIPDGVRPLKEVEMEMVVRALEMSRGNIVHASSLLGISRNTIYRKIKEYDIVV from the coding sequence ATGAGCGTACGTGCAGAGCAGGAACTGATGGCAGCGAGTGAACGACTCAATCGTGAGTTACAGACAGGCCAGTTAAGTCAGATTGCCGCGAATTCGTGGCGACGTTGTTTGCAGCTCAATGTTGACCCCTCGCGCCATGTGCGGGTCGATATGGGGGCCCGCGAATTAAAGAAGCGGATCGAAGCCCATCAGGATCTGGTTGCCGTGGCCACGCCGACCATGGAAAACATCTATAACTTTGTCAACGACTCCGGGTTCCAGGTGGTGTTGTCTGACAATCACGGCTACCTGCTCAAGGTGCTGGGGGAGCGCAAGACGCCCTGTCCGTCGACACTGGCGCGGCTGTTTCCCGGCGCGAACTGGAATGAATCTCTGCGCGGTACCAATGCCATCGGCACCTGCCTGGTGGAGCGGAAACCGCTGAAAATTCATGCTTCCGAGCATTTCTTTGAAGAGAACCAGACCCTGACCTGCAGCGCAGCACCGATCTTCTCCCCCGAAGGCGAATTGCTGGCGGTGCTCAACCTCAGCGGCGATCATCGCTATGCCAACGATCTGGCCCTCGGCATGGTGGTGGCCGGAGCCAACGCCATTGAAAATCAGCTGCAGTTGCATCGGGTCAATACCAAGCTGTATGCCTCCTACAAATATTCCGACACCATCATTCAGTCCATGTCCGAGGGGCTGGTTATTGTCGATCCTGCCGGTGAAATTACCAAGATCAACCAGGTTGGCGCGCGTATTCTCGGTGTCAGTGCCCGTGAAGCCATCGGTCTCCATATCAGCAAGATGTTTGGTGACAACGCGCCGGTCCTAGATCTGTTACGTACCGGCATTGCCTATGAAAATAAGGAAGTGATGCTCGATGGTGGCCAGCGGGCCCTTTATTGCTCGGCCACATTGCTGCGTGATGATTACGGTCAGATGATTGGTGCCGTCTCCGTGCTGCGGCCGCGCAGTTCCAGCAAACGCTCACGCTGCTTGCCGGCGACGCAACAGGCCCGCTACAGCTTTGATGAAATGATCGGTGACAGTGACGCGATGAAAAAAACCCGTCACATGGCGGAAAGGGCGTCGCGCAGCCTGTCCACGGTGCTGATTCAGGGCGAGAGTGGTACCGGTAAAGAGCTTATTGCCCAAGGGATTCACAATGCCAGTTCGCGTCATGGCCAGCCGTTTGTTGCGGTCAACTGTGCCGCCATTACTGAAACCTTGCTGGAAAGTGAATTGTTTGGCTACGAAGAGGGCTCGTTTACCGGGGCCAAAAAGGGTGGCCAGCCCGGCAAGGTGGAAATGGCCAACGGCGGGACTCTGTTTCTTGATGAGATCGGTGACATGCCGTTGCAAATGCAGGTTAAGTTGCTGCGCATGCTGCAGGAACGCCGCATCTGTCGCGTTGGCTCAAGTGAGGAGATCAGCATTGATGTGCGGATCATTGCCGCCACGCATCAAAATCTCAAGCAGGCGGTGCAGGAGGGCTGTTTTCGTAAAGACCTCTACTATCGACTCAATGTGTTACCCATCACCATTCCGCCGTTGCGTGAGCGCATGGATGACCTGCCGGCGTTGGCGAAGTTTCTGGTGTCAAAGCTTAGTGAACGTTTCGGCAAAGGGCCGGTTGCCATCAGTGGCCTGTTTATGCGTGCCTGTCAGTCGTATGATTGGCCGGGGAATATTCGCGAGTTGGAAAATGTCATTGAGCGCGCCATGAACATGGTGGATGACGCAGACACCTTGACTGCGGAGATGATTGATCTGGATCCGGTAGAGTTGCCTGCCGACCATGCTATTCCTGATGGGGTGCGGCCACTTAAAGAGGTGGAGATGGAGATGGTGGTGCGCGCACTGGAGATGTCGCGCGGGAATATTGTTCATGCTTCATCGTTGCTGGGGATTAGTCGTAATACTATTTATCGTAAGATCAAGGAATACGATATTGTGGTTTGA
- a CDS encoding NUDIX pyrophosphatase encodes MDTVDVVTAFIRSHSKILLLQRSQKVGSYRGCWAGVSGYLEQETALQQALTEIREETGLLNDQVVLQVEATVLEVKDTNLNRCWRVHPFLFELCDDTAAIHIDWEHDGYQWLDPNSLSTLETVPLLIEAYQRCVGDADGE; translated from the coding sequence ATGGACACGGTTGATGTCGTGACCGCATTTATCCGCAGTCACAGCAAGATTCTATTATTGCAACGCAGTCAAAAAGTCGGCAGCTATCGTGGATGCTGGGCTGGTGTCAGTGGTTATCTGGAGCAGGAAACCGCCCTGCAGCAAGCGTTGACCGAAATTCGGGAAGAAACCGGGCTGCTGAACGATCAAGTTGTTCTGCAGGTTGAGGCTACGGTGCTGGAGGTCAAAGATACCAATCTCAACCGTTGTTGGCGAGTGCATCCGTTCTTGTTTGAGCTATGTGATGACACGGCTGCTATCCACATTGATTGGGAACACGACGGCTATCAGTGGCTTGATCCGAACAGTCTGAGCACTCTTGAAACGGTGCCGCTGTTGATTGAAGCCTATCAACGCTGTGTCGGGGACGCCGATGGCGAGTGA